One Acutalibacter muris DNA window includes the following coding sequences:
- the metA gene encoding homoserine O-acetyltransferase MetA codes for MPIRIQADLPAIEVLEAENIFVMTYDRAAGQDIRPLKIALLNLMPTKTETETQLLRLLGNTPLQVDVELLHPASHVSKNTSSSYLQKYYKTFDQVKGQRFDGLIITGAPVEKLPFEEVDYWTEMCRIMDWTRTNVYSTLYICWGAQAGLYYHYGIEKHPLHEKLSGIYNHQVLNPYHPLMRGFDDNYFAPHSRYTTVYLEDVKAHRELLPLAVSDIAGLHIVAEKGGRRIFVTGHAEYDRDTLAKEYFRDVNRGLEPKIPYNYFPGGDPAKTPAFTWRSNAHLLVSNWLNYYVYQQVPYDFIGEEHA; via the coding sequence ATGCCCATACGTATACAGGCCGACCTTCCGGCTATTGAGGTGCTGGAGGCCGAGAATATTTTTGTGATGACCTATGACCGGGCCGCCGGCCAGGATATCCGCCCACTCAAAATAGCCCTTCTCAACCTGATGCCCACCAAGACTGAGACCGAGACCCAGCTGCTGCGGCTTTTGGGCAATACTCCTTTACAGGTGGACGTGGAGCTGCTGCACCCTGCAAGCCACGTCAGTAAGAACACCAGTTCCTCCTACCTTCAGAAATACTATAAAACCTTCGACCAGGTGAAGGGCCAGCGCTTTGACGGCCTCATTATTACCGGCGCGCCTGTGGAAAAGCTCCCCTTCGAGGAGGTGGACTACTGGACCGAGATGTGCCGGATAATGGACTGGACAAGGACGAATGTCTACTCGACCCTATATATATGTTGGGGCGCCCAGGCCGGGCTCTACTACCATTACGGTATAGAAAAGCACCCCCTGCACGAAAAACTCAGCGGCATATATAACCACCAGGTGCTGAACCCCTACCACCCCCTGATGCGCGGCTTCGACGACAACTACTTCGCCCCCCACTCGCGCTATACGACTGTGTACCTGGAGGACGTGAAGGCCCACAGGGAGCTGCTGCCCCTGGCCGTGTCCGATATAGCCGGTCTGCACATTGTGGCCGAGAAGGGCGGGCGCAGGATATTCGTCACCGGCCACGCGGAATATGACAGGGACACCCTTGCCAAAGAATACTTCCGGGATGTGAACCGGGGCCTTGAGCCAAAGATTCCCTATAACTACTTCCCCGGCGGCGACCCCGCCAAAACTCCCGCCTTTACCTGGCGCAGCAACGCCCATCTGCTGGTGTCCAACTGGCTGAATTACTATGTATACCAGCAGGTGCCCTATGACTTCATCGGGGAGGAACACGCATGA
- a CDS encoding GNAT family N-acetyltransferase, giving the protein MNINISRLEAWEYAVLRRFLYQAIFVPEGECPPGPEVLDTPELRVYLDGFGQEQGDVAVAVRADGNIVGTAWARVMDDYGHIYDGVPSLAISLLPEYRGMGLGKRLLSGLLEELRGAGYDRVTLAVQKANLKACKLYTGLGFETVGEKDEEYLMLKNLT; this is encoded by the coding sequence GTGAATATCAATATCAGCAGGCTTGAAGCGTGGGAATACGCGGTTTTGAGACGGTTTTTGTATCAGGCTATCTTTGTGCCAGAGGGAGAGTGCCCGCCGGGCCCGGAGGTTTTGGACACGCCGGAGCTGCGGGTGTATCTGGACGGGTTCGGCCAGGAGCAGGGCGATGTGGCTGTGGCAGTTCGGGCTGACGGAAATATTGTCGGTACGGCCTGGGCACGGGTGATGGACGATTATGGGCACATTTATGACGGCGTGCCGTCTCTGGCGATCTCTCTGCTGCCGGAGTATCGCGGGATGGGCCTGGGAAAGCGCCTGCTCTCGGGGCTTCTGGAGGAGCTGCGTGGGGCCGGGTATGACCGGGTGACACTGGCGGTGCAGAAAGCGAACCTTAAGGCTTGCAAGCTATACACTGGCCTGGGATTTGAGACCGTGGGTGAGAAGGACGAAGAGTATCTTATGCTGAAGAATTTGACGTAA
- a CDS encoding aldo/keto reductase, with protein sequence MSEKYLGESIKKLGFGLMRLPMLGEEIDIEQTKKMVDSFMSKGFTYFDTAYVYIGGKSEVALGEAVVDRYPRDSFQCATKLPIWDLKDRSDMERIFQESLDRAHLDYYDFYLLHALGKESAEKSEKLGAWEFLKELKEQGKAKHIGFSFHDSADVLEDILSKHPEAEFVQLQINYADWDSDGVQSRKCYEVARKYGKSVIIMEPVKGGALATMTPEVQEIFKKADPNASVASWAVRYCASLEGLITVLSGMSDEAQMNDNLNYMESFKPLDESEQKVVAQVVEVLKNLPTIPCTACKYCVDGCPQKINIPGVFSAMNQLTLYGDEKRAKGHYSNATKDGGKAGECIQCGACQGHCPQHLEIIELLKDAAEKLG encoded by the coding sequence ATGTCTGAGAAATATTTAGGAGAGTCTATCAAAAAGCTGGGCTTCGGCCTTATGCGCCTGCCCATGCTGGGCGAGGAGATCGACATCGAACAGACCAAAAAGATGGTGGACAGCTTTATGTCCAAGGGCTTTACATACTTTGACACCGCCTACGTCTATATCGGCGGCAAATCCGAGGTGGCCCTGGGCGAGGCTGTGGTGGACCGCTATCCCCGGGACAGCTTCCAGTGCGCAACAAAGCTGCCCATCTGGGACCTGAAGGACCGTTCCGACATGGAGCGTATTTTTCAGGAGTCCCTTGACCGGGCCCATCTTGACTACTATGACTTCTATCTTCTCCATGCTCTGGGCAAGGAAAGCGCGGAGAAGTCCGAGAAACTGGGGGCCTGGGAATTTTTGAAGGAGCTCAAGGAGCAGGGTAAGGCCAAGCATATCGGCTTTTCCTTCCACGACTCCGCAGACGTACTGGAGGATATCCTCTCAAAGCACCCCGAAGCCGAGTTCGTTCAGCTCCAAATAAACTACGCCGACTGGGACAGCGACGGCGTACAGTCCCGCAAGTGCTATGAGGTGGCGAGGAAGTACGGCAAGTCCGTCATTATCATGGAGCCTGTCAAGGGCGGGGCTCTGGCTACCATGACCCCGGAGGTACAGGAGATATTCAAAAAGGCAGACCCCAACGCCTCCGTGGCGTCCTGGGCGGTACGCTATTGCGCGTCCCTTGAGGGGCTTATAACCGTGCTCTCGGGCATGAGCGATGAGGCCCAGATGAACGATAACCTCAACTATATGGAGAGCTTCAAGCCCCTCGACGAAAGCGAACAGAAGGTTGTGGCGCAGGTGGTGGAGGTGCTCAAAAACCTGCCCACCATTCCCTGCACCGCCTGCAAATACTGTGTGGACGGCTGCCCGCAGAAGATAAATATCCCCGGAGTGTTCAGCGCCATGAATCAGCTGACCCTCTACGGCGACGAGAAGCGCGCCAAAGGACACTACAGCAACGCCACCAAGGACGGCGGCAAGGCCGGGGAGTGCATACAGTGCGGGGCCTGCCAGGGCCACTGCCCCCAGCACCTGGAGATAATCGAGCTCCTGAAGGACGCTGCTGAAAAGCTAGGCTAA
- a CDS encoding DUF4129 domain-containing protein, whose protein sequence is MKRIKIQHPRRATLYVLGWLHCGLLAAIIFAAFFDMLAGLSGLEMLAPEPVFFRGLLFSVPTGLCWLAIKRLRALWQFLLTAIGLCALSWLLTGHLGGAGFMLIMCIIRVRSRLVEEDEGPVVSLFDRPSYFGLLAFIAAFLSSSMMDKGFPRLQWLSVLGAVLYLLVCVGYNGLDRLEDYLTLNKDMYGLPAKRIQHIAGSALLIGVLLAAVLLLPMAVGNTGFVQIKLPEFTPVGETESTASTPPPAQSDMDFSAMMPEGVKSYFQIPPIVSYIFFGLITVALIAAMVMAIIHLFKDFRRSFTDSRDVVQYLSRDEKEHAGELVETLRKPKIWDRSVNATIRRKYRKTLLKAGEPPESWMTPAQAENAAGIAVPTLHRVYEKARYGQKECTQEDLKELR, encoded by the coding sequence ATGAAACGTATAAAAATTCAGCATCCCCGCCGTGCCACCCTTTATGTGCTGGGCTGGCTCCACTGCGGACTGCTGGCGGCCATAATCTTCGCGGCCTTCTTCGATATGCTCGCGGGCCTCTCCGGCCTTGAGATGCTGGCACCTGAACCCGTTTTTTTCCGGGGCCTGCTCTTTTCTGTACCCACCGGGCTCTGCTGGCTGGCGATAAAGCGCCTGCGGGCCCTATGGCAGTTCCTTTTAACCGCCATAGGCCTATGCGCCCTGTCGTGGCTCCTCACCGGGCACCTGGGCGGCGCGGGGTTTATGCTGATAATGTGTATAATACGTGTCCGCTCCAGGCTTGTTGAGGAGGACGAGGGGCCCGTCGTCTCCCTTTTCGACCGCCCCAGTTATTTCGGGCTCCTGGCCTTTATTGCGGCGTTCCTGTCCAGCAGCATGATGGACAAGGGCTTTCCCAGGCTGCAATGGCTTTCTGTGCTGGGGGCTGTGCTGTATCTGCTGGTGTGCGTGGGGTATAACGGCCTTGACCGGCTGGAGGACTACCTGACCCTTAATAAAGATATGTACGGGCTGCCAGCAAAACGCATACAGCATATCGCCGGCTCCGCTCTGCTTATCGGGGTACTCCTTGCCGCCGTACTGCTTTTGCCCATGGCCGTCGGCAATACCGGCTTCGTTCAGATAAAGCTGCCGGAATTTACTCCTGTGGGCGAAACAGAGTCTACCGCCTCCACTCCTCCGCCCGCCCAATCGGATATGGACTTCTCCGCCATGATGCCCGAGGGGGTCAAGAGCTATTTCCAAATCCCCCCCATAGTGAGTTATATCTTCTTCGGGCTTATAACTGTGGCCCTTATAGCTGCCATGGTCATGGCTATAATCCACCTCTTTAAAGACTTCCGCCGCAGCTTCACCGACAGCCGGGACGTGGTGCAGTATCTAAGCCGGGACGAAAAAGAGCACGCCGGGGAGCTTGTGGAGACCCTGAGAAAGCCAAAGATATGGGACCGGTCCGTAAACGCCACTATACGCAGGAAATACCGCAAGACCCTTCTAAAGGCCGGCGAACCCCCGGAAAGCTGGATGACCCCCGCACAGGCCGAGAACGCGGCCGGGATAGCTGTGCCCACGCTGCACAGGGTTTATGAGAAGGCCCGGTACGGCCAGAAGGAGTGCACCCAGGAGGACCTGAAGGAGCTGCGTTGA
- a CDS encoding DUF58 domain-containing protein, with amino-acid sequence MLIPLLISAAVLLLLFLTLRWLYDRFWQKGLSCRISFTGEYAVEDETSTLSEVIVNRKLLPLPVLEISFHMDKRLHFSSEENSSLSDQTYRRDVFTASMRQKITRTLPFKCAGRGYFRINEAGLTARDLFLTRKYVSHMPQNTEFYVLPRTVPTHQIQIPYARIMGEILSRRRVCDDPFEFGGLREYSRGDPMKYINWKATARAGRLLINIHESTLSQRVILAVDMEQGSDFLNEYAVRICCSLSERLLSEGIELDLYSNGTDTKTGERWRMESVSGSGSLLAVKKKLACLQSGSSLPSVCSCLPAPGEDLCVLISRSQREDIGLEFSELLGKGRGLRVIPCGLGTTEEQREKVRLFKNIDTIWMEF; translated from the coding sequence ATGCTTATACCCCTGCTCATATCGGCGGCGGTCCTTTTGCTGCTGTTCCTCACACTCAGATGGCTCTATGACCGCTTCTGGCAGAAGGGCCTAAGCTGCCGCATCTCCTTCACCGGGGAGTACGCCGTGGAGGACGAAACCTCGACACTCTCAGAGGTTATTGTGAATCGAAAGCTCTTGCCGCTGCCCGTCCTGGAGATAAGCTTCCATATGGACAAGCGGCTCCACTTTTCCAGCGAGGAGAACTCCTCATTAAGCGACCAGACCTACCGCCGGGACGTGTTCACCGCCAGTATGCGCCAGAAGATAACCCGCACTCTGCCCTTTAAATGCGCCGGAAGGGGGTACTTCCGCATTAACGAGGCGGGGCTTACCGCCCGGGACCTGTTCCTCACCCGAAAGTACGTCTCCCATATGCCCCAGAACACGGAGTTTTACGTGCTCCCCCGGACAGTGCCCACCCACCAGATACAGATACCCTACGCCAGGATAATGGGCGAGATACTGAGCCGCAGGCGTGTCTGCGACGACCCCTTTGAGTTCGGGGGCCTCAGGGAATACTCCCGAGGCGACCCCATGAAGTACATCAACTGGAAGGCCACAGCAAGAGCCGGCAGGCTCCTTATAAACATCCACGAATCCACCCTGTCCCAGCGGGTGATACTGGCCGTGGACATGGAACAGGGCAGCGACTTTTTAAATGAGTACGCCGTCCGTATCTGCTGTTCCCTCTCGGAGCGCCTGCTCTCGGAGGGCATTGAGCTGGACCTCTACAGCAACGGCACGGATACGAAGACCGGGGAGCGCTGGAGGATGGAGAGCGTCTCCGGCTCCGGCAGCCTTCTGGCCGTAAAGAAGAAGCTGGCCTGTCTACAGTCCGGCAGCAGCCTGCCCTCTGTCTGTTCCTGCCTGCCCGCCCCCGGAGAGGATCTCTGCGTGCTCATATCCCGCAGCCAGCGGGAGGATATCGGCCTTGAGTTCTCGGAGCTTCTGGGCAAGGGGCGGGGCCTTCGGGTAATCCCTTGCGGTCTTGGCACCACCGAGGAGCAGCGGGAAAAGGTCCGGCTTTTCAAGAACATAGACACAATTTGGATGGAATTCTGA
- a CDS encoding AAA family ATPase: MQTPITAIKENIAKVLVGQETVTDLLLTALISGGHVLVEDVPGMGKTVMARALSRSISAKFGRVQFTPDLLPSDVTGLNFFDQQQSEFVFQPGPVFCNILLADEINRATPRTQSSLLECMAEGTVTVDGVTRELPPPFFVIATQNPVETLGTYPLPEAQLDRFLMRISMAPPTPEQEVAILERFRAAEPLAELQPVCTQEEILALQRQSREVFVHKVMMGYIASLSQASRAMKGVELGISPRGTLALLRACQSYALIQGRDFVTPEDVKAVAVPVIAHRLDLSGVTGTAGQKKAAEDLLNSVTVPTEDWGQR; the protein is encoded by the coding sequence ATGCAGACCCCGATCACAGCCATTAAAGAAAACATCGCAAAGGTCCTTGTGGGCCAGGAGACCGTCACCGACCTGCTGCTGACGGCCCTTATCTCAGGCGGCCACGTGCTGGTGGAGGACGTGCCCGGCATGGGCAAGACCGTGATGGCAAGGGCTCTGTCCCGGTCCATCAGCGCAAAATTCGGCCGGGTCCAGTTCACCCCGGACCTGCTGCCCTCGGATGTTACGGGCCTGAACTTTTTCGACCAGCAGCAGTCGGAATTTGTCTTCCAGCCCGGCCCGGTATTCTGCAATATCCTGCTGGCCGACGAGATAAACCGCGCCACCCCACGCACCCAGTCCAGCTTACTTGAGTGCATGGCCGAGGGCACCGTCACCGTTGACGGCGTGACCCGGGAGCTGCCGCCCCCCTTCTTCGTCATCGCCACTCAGAACCCTGTTGAAACCCTGGGCACCTATCCTCTGCCCGAGGCCCAGCTGGACCGCTTTTTAATGCGCATATCCATGGCTCCGCCCACCCCCGAGCAGGAGGTCGCTATTCTAGAGCGCTTCCGCGCCGCCGAGCCCCTTGCGGAGCTTCAGCCCGTCTGCACTCAGGAGGAGATACTGGCCCTTCAAAGGCAGTCCCGGGAGGTCTTCGTCCACAAGGTGATGATGGGTTACATAGCCTCTTTAAGCCAAGCCTCCCGCGCCATGAAGGGCGTTGAGCTGGGCATAAGCCCCCGGGGCACTCTGGCGCTCCTTCGGGCCTGTCAGTCCTACGCCCTCATACAGGGCAGGGACTTTGTCACCCCGGAGGACGTGAAGGCTGTGGCCGTGCCGGTCATAGCCCACAGACTCGACCTCAGCGGCGTCACCGGCACCGCCGGGCAGAAGAAAGCGGCGGAGGATCTCTTGAATTCCGTCACTGTCCCCACCGAGGACTGGGGGCAGAGATAG
- the csaB gene encoding polysaccharide pyruvyl transferase CsaB: MRVIHLIGGGDTGGAKTHVLHLLRELNRSIDAQLFCFMRGEFSDDARKMGIPIHVIESGNPFIGLRELKKLLSGRQVDIIHCHGARGNLMGNLLKHFIKAPVVTTVHSDYRLDYLGRPVARLSYGTTNLVVLRRLNYYIGVSDPMRELLIKRGFPTDRIYTIYNGIDFTTPLKLRPKEEFLKELGVPYEPGDVLGGIVARLDPVKDHPTLLRAMKIACGQCPNLKLICAGDGNTMEKLREMARSLGLENRVFFVGWVTDIPSFYNAIDINLLTSLSETFPYAITDGTRSHLPTISSRVGGVPVLIDHGENGFLFTPGDEKELARYLTAFAQDPELRKTMGDRLYEKASKKLSLESMVVCQLEIYESILAREARKGRIQSRETRRERRDGVVVCGAYGHGNAGDDAILKSILHSVRELDEYVPITVLAKNTLSIKERYRVNAVYTFNIPKILWHMRKARLYINGGGTLIQNATSHRSLWYYLFTLWAAKRCGCRVAMYGCGIGPVRGGRNIKLASWVLNSSVDSITLREPDSMQELRRYGVDRPRISLGSDPALVLEPAPLSQADKILLDRGLDPEGRYICFLLRTWWGFYEKAPVLAAAAEYAREKLGLTPVFLSINSLQDGAAAKAVMDKMEGPGVLLDGIGSPELLISLLGRMSVVVSMRLHGLIFSSLSGAPLVGVSYDPKIGSFLRYLDYGQWTDLSAVTESWLVAALEEAYRQLPRRQELMEKTKRLIEVEKVNLQAVKELLL; the protein is encoded by the coding sequence ATGAGAGTTATCCACCTTATCGGCGGCGGCGACACTGGCGGCGCAAAGACCCATGTGCTCCACCTTCTGCGGGAGCTGAACCGCTCTATCGACGCACAGCTGTTCTGCTTCATGCGAGGCGAGTTTTCCGACGACGCCCGGAAGATGGGCATACCCATCCACGTGATAGAGAGCGGCAACCCCTTTATAGGTCTTAGAGAGCTTAAAAAGCTCCTCTCCGGCCGGCAGGTGGATATTATCCACTGCCACGGGGCCCGGGGCAACCTTATGGGAAACCTCTTAAAGCACTTTATAAAAGCCCCGGTGGTCACCACCGTCCACAGCGACTATAGACTGGACTACCTGGGCCGGCCAGTTGCCCGGCTCAGCTACGGCACCACGAACCTTGTGGTCCTCCGCCGGCTCAACTACTATATCGGCGTTTCCGACCCCATGCGGGAGCTCCTTATAAAGCGTGGTTTCCCCACGGACCGCATCTACACCATCTATAACGGCATTGACTTCACGACCCCCTTAAAGCTCCGCCCAAAAGAGGAATTCTTAAAGGAACTGGGGGTCCCCTATGAACCCGGGGACGTGCTGGGCGGCATCGTTGCCCGGCTGGACCCGGTGAAGGACCACCCCACCCTGCTGCGGGCCATGAAGATTGCCTGCGGGCAGTGCCCGAACCTGAAGCTTATCTGCGCCGGGGACGGCAACACCATGGAAAAGCTCAGGGAGATGGCCCGCTCTCTGGGACTGGAGAACCGGGTGTTCTTTGTGGGCTGGGTGACGGACATTCCCTCCTTCTATAACGCCATAGATATCAACCTGCTGACCTCCCTTTCAGAGACCTTCCCCTATGCCATCACCGACGGCACCCGCTCCCATCTTCCCACAATATCCTCCCGGGTAGGCGGTGTTCCGGTGCTCATAGACCACGGGGAGAACGGTTTCCTGTTCACCCCCGGGGACGAGAAGGAGCTGGCCCGGTATCTTACAGCTTTTGCCCAGGACCCGGAGCTGCGCAAAACTATGGGCGACCGGCTCTATGAAAAGGCCAGCAAGAAGCTGTCGCTGGAAAGCATGGTGGTCTGCCAGCTGGAGATATACGAGAGCATACTGGCCCGGGAGGCCCGGAAGGGGCGCATACAGAGCCGCGAGACTCGGAGGGAGCGTCGGGACGGCGTGGTGGTCTGCGGGGCATACGGCCACGGCAACGCCGGGGACGACGCTATCCTCAAGTCCATACTCCACTCCGTGCGGGAACTGGACGAGTATGTGCCCATAACGGTGCTTGCCAAGAACACCCTGAGCATCAAGGAGCGCTATAGGGTAAACGCCGTGTACACCTTCAATATTCCGAAAATCCTCTGGCACATGAGAAAGGCCCGGCTCTATATCAACGGCGGCGGCACCCTCATACAGAACGCCACCAGCCACAGGAGCTTATGGTACTACCTCTTTACCCTCTGGGCGGCCAAGCGCTGCGGGTGCAGGGTGGCCATGTACGGCTGCGGCATAGGCCCGGTAAGAGGCGGGCGTAATATAAAGCTTGCAAGCTGGGTGCTCAACAGCTCCGTGGACTCCATCACCCTCAGGGAGCCCGACTCTATGCAGGAGCTCCGGCGTTACGGCGTGGACAGGCCCAGGATAAGCCTTGGCAGCGACCCGGCCCTGGTGCTGGAACCCGCGCCCCTCTCCCAGGCGGACAAGATACTACTGGACCGGGGGCTGGACCCGGAGGGCAGGTATATCTGTTTTCTGCTGCGTACCTGGTGGGGCTTTTACGAGAAGGCCCCGGTGCTGGCGGCGGCGGCCGAATACGCCAGGGAGAAGCTGGGGCTTACCCCCGTGTTTCTGTCCATCAACTCCCTTCAGGACGGAGCCGCGGCAAAGGCGGTTATGGACAAGATGGAGGGGCCCGGCGTACTGCTGGACGGCATAGGGAGCCCGGAGCTTCTCATCTCCCTTCTGGGCCGCATGAGCGTGGTGGTGTCCATGCGCCTGCACGGCCTGATATTCTCCTCCCTCTCCGGCGCGCCGCTGGTGGGCGTCAGCTACGACCCCAAGATAGGCTCCTTCCTCCGCTATCTGGACTACGGCCAGTGGACGGACCTGAGCGCCGTCACCGAAAGCTGGCTCGTCGCCGCCCTTGAGGAGGCGTATAGGCAGCTGCCCCGGCGGCAGGAGCTTATGGAAAAGACAAAGCGGCTCATAGAGGTGGAGAAGGTGAACCTCCAGGCCGTAAAAGAGCTTTTATTATAA
- a CDS encoding GNAT family N-acetyltransferase yields MLRFEMSMTLPSAARSLRREVFMEEQGFSYEFDDTDNRALHLVLFDGEEAVACCRMFPEGPDSWHIGRVAVKEDRRGQHLGEAVMNEAEAALVLKGAKKVALSAQVQAAGFYKKLGYVQVGEEYLDEHCPHVDMEKLLGSAPAGAKEGTK; encoded by the coding sequence ATGCTAAGATTTGAAATGTCCATGACCCTGCCCTCCGCCGCCCGGTCCCTGCGCCGGGAGGTATTCATGGAGGAGCAGGGCTTCTCCTACGAGTTCGACGACACCGACAACAGGGCCCTTCACCTGGTGCTGTTCGACGGCGAGGAGGCCGTCGCCTGCTGCCGTATGTTCCCCGAGGGCCCCGACTCCTGGCATATAGGCCGGGTGGCCGTTAAAGAGGACCGCCGGGGCCAGCATTTGGGCGAGGCCGTCATGAACGAGGCCGAGGCCGCCCTGGTCCTTAAAGGGGCGAAAAAAGTGGCGCTCTCCGCCCAGGTCCAGGCGGCAGGCTTCTATAAAAAGCTGGGCTATGTCCAGGTAGGGGAGGAATATCTGGACGAGCACTGCCCCCACGTGGACATGGAGAAACTGCTGGGCAGCGCTCCGGCGGGTGCAAAGGAAGGAACAAAATGA
- a CDS encoding RluA family pseudouridine synthase: MPRRIIEISENDGGQRLDRFLLKTFPNLPQKVLYKCIRTKDVRLNGSRCAPDSRLSAGDTLTVFWQEEYFQAEPKDYDFLKAPKKLGIVYEDENLLLLDKQPGLIVHPDENYHFDSLIARVQHYLYDRGEYLPEKENSFAPALVNRIDRNTGGIVMAAKNAESLRILNQKVKDRELTKLYLCLVCGRMTEKSALLTGHLVKNEAQNRVYIDDKPSPGAKTIKTRYRVLEERGGLSLLEVDLLTGRTHQIRAHMASIGHPLAGDGKYGKNSVNKALGLKWQALYSYKLGFRFTTPAGILEYLNGRVFTVPKVWFLEDFYKKER, from the coding sequence TTGCCCCGCAGGATAATAGAAATATCGGAAAACGACGGCGGTCAACGCCTGGACCGTTTTCTCCTAAAAACTTTTCCGAACCTGCCCCAGAAGGTCCTGTATAAGTGCATACGCACAAAGGACGTGCGCCTGAACGGCTCCCGGTGCGCCCCCGACTCCCGGCTCTCGGCCGGGGATACGCTCACAGTCTTCTGGCAGGAGGAATACTTCCAGGCAGAGCCCAAGGACTACGACTTCCTTAAAGCCCCCAAAAAGCTCGGTATAGTCTATGAGGACGAGAACCTCCTGCTTCTGGACAAGCAGCCCGGGCTCATAGTACACCCCGACGAGAACTACCACTTCGACTCACTGATTGCCCGGGTACAGCACTATCTCTACGATAGAGGGGAATACCTCCCCGAGAAGGAGAACAGCTTTGCCCCGGCCCTTGTGAACCGCATAGACCGCAACACCGGGGGCATAGTGATGGCGGCAAAGAACGCCGAGAGTCTGCGGATACTGAATCAAAAGGTAAAGGACAGGGAGCTTACAAAGCTCTACCTCTGCCTGGTCTGCGGCAGAATGACGGAAAAGTCCGCGCTCCTTACCGGGCACCTTGTGAAGAACGAGGCCCAGAACCGGGTCTATATAGACGATAAGCCCTCTCCCGGGGCCAAGACCATAAAGACCCGGTACCGGGTGCTGGAGGAGCGGGGAGGCCTGTCACTTCTGGAGGTGGACCTGCTCACAGGCCGCACCCACCAGATACGGGCACATATGGCCTCCATCGGCCATCCCCTGGCCGGGGACGGCAAGTACGGGAAGAACAGCGTGAATAAGGCCCTGGGGCTCAAGTGGCAGGCCTTATACTCCTATAAGCTGGGTTTCCGCTTCACCACCCCAGCCGGGATATTAGAGTATCTTAACGGCCGGGTCTTTACCGTGCCAAAGGTCTGGTTTTTAGAGGACTTCTATAAGAAGGAGAGATAG
- a CDS encoding threonine/serine exporter family protein: protein MTGLLAIGNGVLQVLVAFISTIAFAVIFHAPKKELFYTGLTGGAGWLVYLLAQGLGSGTVAASFLATLALAWLSRVFSFARRAPVTVFLICGIFPLVPGAGIYYTGYNFFMGNDAMALEKGLETIKIAVAIALGTGIVQSLPPFLFHRPNKKR, encoded by the coding sequence ATGACCGGTCTTTTAGCCATAGGGAACGGCGTTTTGCAGGTTTTGGTGGCGTTCATATCCACCATCGCCTTCGCGGTCATCTTCCACGCCCCCAAAAAGGAGCTGTTCTATACCGGGCTCACCGGCGGCGCCGGGTGGCTGGTATACCTTCTGGCCCAGGGCCTGGGCAGCGGCACCGTGGCCGCGTCGTTCCTGGCGACCCTGGCGTTAGCGTGGCTGTCCCGTGTGTTCTCCTTTGCCAGAAGGGCCCCGGTGACGGTGTTCCTTATCTGCGGCATCTTCCCCCTGGTGCCCGGGGCGGGGATATACTATACCGGCTACAACTTCTTCATGGGTAACGACGCCATGGCTTTAGAGAAGGGCCTTGAGACCATCAAGATAGCGGTGGCCATAGCCCTTGGCACCGGCATTGTCCAGTCCCTGCCCCCGTTCCTGTTCCACCGCCCCAATAAAAAGAGGTGA